A region of Vitis riparia cultivar Riparia Gloire de Montpellier isolate 1030 chromosome 12, EGFV_Vit.rip_1.0, whole genome shotgun sequence DNA encodes the following proteins:
- the LOC117926021 gene encoding uncharacterized protein LOC117926021, with product MAKGGKPPQHSFQSPMEDHSSPYFLHNGDHPSLSLVSLSLAGSGSNYHSWRRSMVTTLNAKKKLGFIDGTISRPAATDLLAGPWSRCNSMVISWLSNSICKEIAESILYHETTIEIWNDLYERFHQGSGPRIFELKQKILAHTQGSADVNTYYTRLKSLWDELREFKAIPVCNCGGMRVYMEDQ from the coding sequence ATGGCTAAGGGCGGCAAACCTCCTCAGCATTCTTTTCAGTCTCCCATGGAAGATCATAGTAGTCCCTATTTTCTTCACAATGGTGATCATCCAAGTCTCTCTCTGGTTTCTCTTTCACTTGCTGGATCTGGTTCAAACTATCATTCTTGGCGCCGATCAATGGTtacaactctaaatgctaagaagaAACTTGGGTTTATCGATGGAACCATCTCACGTCCTGCTGCAACAGATCTCCTTGCTGGTCCTTGGTCTCGCTGCAACAGCATGGTCATATCTTGGCTCTCTAACTCGATTTGCAAAGAAATTGCAGAGAGCATCCTCTATCATGAAACAACCATCGAAATATGGAATGATCTATACGAACGATTTCATCAGGGCAGTGGTCCTCGAATTTTTGAACTCAAGCAAAAAATTCTTGCTCACACTCAGGGATCGGCTGATGTCAATACCTACTATACTCGACTGAAATCCTTGTGGGATGAGCTTCGAGAATTCAAGGCGATACCAGTTTGCAATTGCGGTGGCATGCGTGTTTATATGGAGGATCAATAA